A segment of the Bacillales bacterium genome:
TGAATTTATTGTTTTGGACGTTCTTTCCATTCATGACGATCTATTTCGCCGATTCGTTCGGAAAGGAAATGTCCGGCGTTTTGTTGATTGTCTCGCAAATCATAAGCGTCTTCGTCGGCCTCACCGGGGGCTACTGCGCCGACCGATTCGGAAGGAAAAGAATGATGTTTTGGTCGGCGGCGGCCCAGCTCGTTTGTTTTTTGCTGTTCGCTTACGCGAACTCTCCGTGGCTGGATTCCGCCCTCCTCACGTTCATCAGCTTCTCTTTGCTCGGCCTGTGCGAAGCGATGTACTGGCCGGCCAGTCACGCCATGGTCGCTGATGTCGTTCCGGAAAAACATCGAAGCTCCGTTTTCGCTGTTTTTTATACGGCGATTAATATTACGGTTGTCGTCGGTCCAATCATCGGCGGCGTGTTCTTTTTTCATTACCGTTTCCCGCTTTTGATTGTATGCGCCGTCGTCAGCGCCGTATTGGCCGTCGTCATCAAGCTGTGGATTGCCGAAACCGCACCGCAACGGAAAGAAATGGCTCCGAAGACGCCGGAAAAGCAAAAGTGGTACCGATATTTGGCCGCTCAACTGCAGGATTACCGTGTAATCGTTAATGATAAAACGTTTCTTGTGTTCGTAATTGCTGGAATTCTCGTCGCCCAAACGTTTATGCAGCTCGATTTGTTGATGGCGGTATACTCGACGGAAAATGTACGTGAACAAACGGTTTTCGCCTTCGGCAACTGGGATTGGACCGTTGATGGCACGAAGGCATTCAGTTGGCTCGTCGCCGAGAACGGGTTTCTCGTCTCCATCTTTACCGTGGCTATGTCCAAATGGATGAGCCGGTATAAGGAGCGTAATGTTTTTGTATCTTCCTCGTTGCTGTACGGATTGGCGATTTTATTATTTGGCCTCACAGTAAATATTTGGGGGTTGATTGGCATTATGGCGATGTTCACGGCCGCCGAATTGATGACCGTCGGCATTCAGGAAAGTTTTGTTTCCAAGTTAGCGCCTGAACATATGCGCGGCCAATATTTCGCTGCTTCCAGCCTTCGGTTCACGATCGGCCGCAGCATTGCTCCGATCTCGATTCCGATGACGGTCTGGTTCGGGTATTCGTGGACGTTTGCTTTGCTTTGTCTGTTGGCGGTTTGCAGTGCCGTCTTATATTATTTCATGTTCAACAGCCTCGAATCGAAAAAAACCGCGGCCCAACAAAAGACCGCTGTGCTTCGATGAAAACATCCCCGTTCCACGGGGATGTTTTCATGAGGATTATATATACAGTTTCGCCTTGCTCGGTCTGGCTGCATGCGCTCTTTGAAAGCTGCCGAGTGAGCGTTCCTGGTGATTTTTTTCGCGGGAGGCCCGTCGGTTCAACTCTTGAAACGCTTGGAACATGTGTCTCATTTCTTTGTCGCTAAATTTCCCGCTCGCATGCAGGCAGCAAAGCATCGCAAAAGCAATCGGCGTCGTGTCGACATATACGGAAACGTCGGCATTCCCGCTCTCGTTTACGAGCGCTTTGGTTAACTGGTTAACCGGTTCCATCGTCGACCTCCTTTCTTGATGGATGTATCACCATTCGTTGCTATGTCATAGAGTAGAATAAGGCCGCCCCCCTAAGGGCAGGCAGCCTTTTGTTCATCCTGAGGCAATTAATCTTCCTCGAACTCACTGCGCTGACGTTGACGCTGGCGTTGTCTTACGATCGCTCTCGCAACCGCATCGGCATCCGCCTCGGTCTTGACTTTTACGCGAGAGTTGCCGCTGTTGATGACTTTCGCAACATTGCGGGCATTCCGACGACGGCGTCGACGTCGCTCACGATGATCATGGTCGTGATCATCATCGAACTCGTTGAACTCGTCGAACTCATTGAACTCATCGAACCAATCTCCACTCATGAAGTAGCACCTCCTTAGCAGGTTTACTTTATGTTATTGTGAATTCCGTTCAGTGAATCGACGCTTGTCTCCGTTTCTCCGAAAAAAGGCCGCTTTCACGAAAAAACACTCCCCTTCCTTACGGAACGGGAGTGTTGTCTTTCTGCAGGACGTAGCCGCCTTGCGGACGGCCGGAAAGCAGTTCCGATGCCGGTCCCAATTTCTTTTTCAGTCGATGGATCGCCTTGCGAACACTGTTGTTTTCGATGGCTCCATGCCAAATCCTTTCGGCGATCTCCGCCGTTTGCAAGGGTTCGCCGCGATGCTTGACGAACAGCCGCATTAATTGGATTTCATGTTTGGATAGAGCGTTTGGACGGTCTGGCCGGCCGACCCAATGTGCCTTCGGGTCGAAATAAATGCCGTATCCGAGGCAAACGGCTTCATCGCTTCGAGATTCGCTATCGGCTGCTGTCCGGTTTTCGAACGGGAACGCGTTATGATCTTGGAAGTAAATGAGTTCTTTCGAGAGTTCCATAACGAGTTGCCATCTTTCATGTTGGCTGAAATGGGCAATCGCTTTTTGGTAAGTTTCGTGGGCGTGGTC
Coding sequences within it:
- a CDS encoding winged helix-turn-helix domain-containing protein; its protein translation is LCETYFLLNEADKGKALLAEGLRKANDPSNDYFHRFKVLEAKFAARDHAHETYQKAIAHFSQHERWQLVMELSKELIYFQDHNAFPFENRTAADSESRSDEAVCLGYGIYFDPKAHWVGRPDRPNALSKHEIQLMRLFVKHRGEPLQTAEIAERIWHGAIENNSVRKAIHRLKKKLGPASELLSGRPQGGYVLQKDNTPVP
- a CDS encoding MFS transporter; amino-acid sequence: MRWKDWDRNLKIRLISEGIMNLLFWTFFPFMTIYFADSFGKEMSGVLLIVSQIISVFVGLTGGYCADRFGRKRMMFWSAAAQLVCFLLFAYANSPWLDSALLTFISFSLLGLCEAMYWPASHAMVADVVPEKHRSSVFAVFYTAINITVVVGPIIGGVFFFHYRFPLLIVCAVVSAVLAVVIKLWIAETAPQRKEMAPKTPEKQKWYRYLAAQLQDYRVIVNDKTFLVFVIAGILVAQTFMQLDLLMAVYSTENVREQTVFAFGNWDWTVDGTKAFSWLVAENGFLVSIFTVAMSKWMSRYKERNVFVSSSLLYGLAILLFGLTVNIWGLIGIMAMFTAAELMTVGIQESFVSKLAPEHMRGQYFAASSLRFTIGRSIAPISIPMTVWFGYSWTFALLCLLAVCSAVLYYFMFNSLESKKTAAQQKTAVLR